One Roseburia rectibacter DNA window includes the following coding sequences:
- a CDS encoding ABC transporter permease — MKETGISKNKKADGTGVTDKLYLVLRIAVLFAVLFMFIPGINPARISGMIGRNLSLFTSGISYSSLASEFGRAFRKGWVMKSTLRLDSVSALVTCLGTAAVAAGGCLSLGNLKMKKLSNIFTAAGSAVMILGLGGIALAYSQINKTEKPGKIEPIFSNGFYAILIVAIILLAVTLIVMIKQPKVEAGAKYEMETKYRLFLMLMPFLALAGVFCYLPLWGWRYAFFDYKVGDTLSRANFVGFKWFTQLFKNPATVRDIIRVLKNTLAMSGLGILTSWLPMAFAIFLCEIKNMKFRRVVQTLTTVPNFISWVLVYAIAFCIFSTDGFISSLMVNAGIWSEGVNMLMGGSHVWLQMLAWGLWKGIGWSAIIYIAAISGIDQQLYEAATVDGAGRFQRMWNITVPSLIPTFCVLLLMSIANILSNGMDQYLVFENSTNTNAIMVLDLYVYKLGIGQGQIPLSTVIGMVKSLVSVTLLFGANGISKLIRGESIV, encoded by the coding sequence ATGAAAGAAACGGGCATTTCAAAAAACAAAAAAGCAGATGGCACCGGCGTTACAGATAAGTTATATCTTGTACTTCGGATCGCAGTTCTGTTTGCAGTCTTATTTATGTTCATACCTGGAATTAACCCAGCGCGAATCAGTGGAATGATCGGAAGAAACTTATCCTTGTTTACTTCCGGTATCTCATACTCATCACTGGCATCAGAGTTTGGACGTGCATTCCGAAAAGGATGGGTCATGAAGTCAACATTACGGCTTGACTCTGTATCTGCTCTGGTTACCTGTCTTGGAACAGCAGCGGTTGCAGCGGGAGGATGTTTATCACTTGGTAATCTGAAAATGAAAAAACTGAGCAACATCTTCACAGCGGCAGGAAGTGCAGTGATGATCCTCGGACTTGGCGGTATCGCACTTGCATACAGCCAGATCAACAAAACGGAAAAACCTGGTAAGATAGAACCGATCTTTTCCAATGGCTTCTATGCAATATTAATCGTTGCGATCATACTTTTAGCAGTTACATTGATCGTGATGATAAAACAGCCGAAAGTTGAGGCAGGTGCAAAATATGAGATGGAAACAAAGTATCGCCTGTTTCTGATGCTGATGCCGTTTTTAGCACTGGCTGGTGTGTTCTGTTATCTGCCATTATGGGGATGGAGATATGCATTTTTCGATTACAAAGTTGGTGATACTTTAAGCAGGGCTAACTTTGTTGGATTCAAATGGTTCACACAGTTATTTAAGAATCCGGCTACCGTAAGAGATATCATTCGTGTTCTGAAAAACACACTTGCAATGAGTGGACTTGGAATTTTGACAAGCTGGCTTCCAATGGCATTTGCAATCTTCCTTTGTGAGATTAAAAATATGAAGTTCCGCCGCGTTGTACAGACACTTACGACTGTGCCAAACTTCATCAGCTGGGTACTTGTATATGCAATCGCTTTCTGCATCTTCTCAACAGACGGATTTATCAGCAGTTTGATGGTAAATGCAGGAATCTGGTCAGAGGGTGTGAACATGCTGATGGGAGGCAGCCATGTATGGCTGCAGATGTTAGCATGGGGCTTATGGAAAGGAATCGGCTGGAGTGCAATCATTTATATCGCAGCGATTTCCGGTATTGACCAGCAGCTTTATGAAGCAGCAACGGTGGATGGCGCAGGCCGCTTCCAGAGAATGTGGAATATCACAGTGCCAAGCCTGATCCCGACATTCTGTGTATTACTGTTAATGTCAATCGCCAATATCTTAAGCAACGGTATGGATCAGTATTTAGTATTTGAAAACTCTACCAATACAAACGCTATTATGGTACTTGACCTGTATGTATACAAACTTGGTATCGGACAGGGACAGATCCCATTATCAACAGTAATTGGTATGGTAAAATCACTTGTCAGTGTAACCTTACTGTTTGGTGCAAACGGTATTTCAAAACTGATTCGTGGCGAGAGTATTGTATAA
- a CDS encoding ASKHA domain-containing protein has translation MKRVFLQQNQNRTVLELLRAQGEYLDAPCNGKGTCGKCCIIIEEIQKADPPKPREKEVFTEKELEEGWRLSCMTIPSGDMYVRIPEEGGEQMHVQTEFIRGKKEAGDGQGVSVWEKEDAGDRQPEFIEKKRTEDNQQISLALEMPLESVDTENSTYGIAIDIGTTTLAGELISLTDGKCINTAVCVNHQRAYGADVISRIRAAASGDAENLRQSILKDIKDLVGILLAGQKMDEQSTQSVSKIVIAGNTTMCHLLLGYSCAGLGIAPFTPVNLAPEKMTWSELTGECEDVKKGISIGEYGDGGNIRSTGEHGDVRNSGNIGINQCAEVYIVPGISAFVGGDITAGMIGCDMRPDQCEMLIDIGTNGEMVLSAGDHFLVSSVAAGPAFEGGNISCGVPGVPGAVCRAVLFGKENMVTKMIGGKPAIGLCGTGIIDVMYELVRHRIVDTHGTLKEPWFTKGFPVVPGKIYFTQEDIRQVQMAKAAICAGVEVLLQKAHIPYEQINRVYVAGGFGTGLDMEKAVGIGLLPSGLRGKLIPVGNSALEGAVCCLTGKKEKNGLKPEKITTLSNEINLADTEEFQKLYVKHMQFPFY, from the coding sequence ATGAAACGAGTTTTTTTACAACAAAACCAGAACAGGACAGTGCTGGAACTATTGAGAGCACAGGGGGAATATTTAGATGCACCCTGCAATGGAAAAGGTACCTGTGGAAAATGTTGCATTATAATAGAAGAAATACAAAAAGCAGATCCACCCAAACCACGGGAAAAAGAAGTGTTTACAGAGAAGGAGTTAGAAGAAGGATGGCGTCTTTCCTGTATGACGATTCCATCAGGCGATATGTATGTGCGCATTCCAGAAGAAGGTGGGGAGCAGATGCATGTGCAGACTGAATTTATCCGTGGAAAAAAGGAAGCAGGTGATGGGCAAGGAGTATCTGTATGGGAAAAGGAAGATGCAGGGGACAGGCAGCCGGAATTTATCGAAAAAAAGAGAACAGAAGATAACCAGCAGATATCACTGGCTTTGGAAATGCCATTAGAGAGCGTAGATACAGAAAACTCTACATATGGCATTGCAATCGATATCGGAACGACCACGCTGGCAGGCGAGCTGATTTCACTTACGGATGGAAAATGCATAAATACAGCAGTGTGCGTCAATCATCAGAGAGCATATGGAGCAGACGTGATATCAAGAATCCGGGCGGCAGCGTCTGGTGACGCAGAAAATTTAAGACAGAGCATTTTAAAAGATATAAAAGATCTGGTAGGAATATTGCTTGCTGGGCAGAAAATGGATGAACAAAGCACACAAAGTGTCAGTAAGATCGTGATTGCTGGAAATACAACTATGTGCCATTTACTGCTTGGGTATTCCTGTGCGGGACTTGGAATTGCGCCGTTTACACCGGTAAATCTTGCGCCGGAGAAGATGACTTGGAGCGAATTAACCGGAGAGTGTGAAGATGTAAAGAAAGGCATAAGTATTGGAGAATATGGAGATGGAGGAAACATCAGAAGCACTGGAGAGCATGGAGATGTCAGAAATAGTGGGAATATCGGAATAAACCAGTGTGCGGAGGTATACATCGTTCCGGGAATCTCTGCTTTTGTCGGAGGTGATATTACAGCAGGTATGATCGGATGCGATATGCGTCCGGATCAGTGTGAGATGCTGATCGATATTGGAACAAACGGTGAGATGGTCTTATCTGCGGGGGATCATTTCCTTGTATCATCCGTTGCAGCAGGACCTGCATTCGAGGGTGGAAACATATCCTGTGGAGTGCCGGGAGTACCGGGGGCTGTCTGCCGTGCAGTTCTGTTCGGAAAAGAAAATATGGTGACGAAAATGATTGGTGGCAAACCCGCGATCGGGTTGTGCGGAACAGGAATTATTGACGTGATGTACGAATTAGTGCGCCATCGTATCGTTGATACACATGGAACCCTGAAAGAGCCATGGTTTACCAAAGGGTTTCCGGTCGTACCCGGTAAAATCTATTTTACACAGGAGGATATCAGACAGGTACAGATGGCGAAGGCAGCTATCTGCGCAGGTGTGGAAGTTCTGCTGCAGAAAGCACATATACCATATGAACAGATCAATCGGGTATATGTGGCAGGCGGATTTGGTACAGGTCTTGACATGGAAAAGGCAGTTGGGATCGGACTTCTGCCGTCAGGACTACGAGGAAAGCTGATTCCTGTCGGAAACAGCGCCTTGGAGGGCGCTGTCTGTTGCCTGACTGGCAAAAAAGAAAAAAATGGGCTGAAGCCAGAAAAAATTACAACGTTATCGAATGAAATCAATCTTGCAGACACAGAAGAATTTCAGAAGCTGTATGTAAAGCATATGCAGTTTCCATTTTATTGA
- a CDS encoding exodeoxyribonuclease III, translated as MKLISWNVNGLRACIQKGFLDFFHEIDADIFCIQESKLQEGQIDLPLPGYFSYWNYAEKKGYSGTAIFTRKEPLNVTYGIGIEEHDKEGRVITLEYPDFYMVTCYTPNSQNELARLPYRMQWEDDFRTYLKKLDDVKPVILCGDLNVAHKEIDLKNPKTNRKNAGFSDEERAKMTELLGAGFTDTFRYFYPDMEQIYSWWSYRFKAREKNAGWRIDYFITSNRLKDKLTGAKIHTDIFGSDHCPVELDIDL; from the coding sequence ATGAAACTGATATCCTGGAATGTCAACGGGCTGCGTGCCTGTATTCAAAAAGGTTTTCTTGATTTTTTTCATGAAATAGATGCAGATATTTTCTGTATTCAGGAATCGAAACTACAGGAAGGACAGATTGACCTTCCACTGCCCGGTTATTTTTCGTACTGGAATTACGCAGAGAAAAAAGGTTATTCCGGCACCGCAATTTTTACCCGAAAAGAACCTTTAAATGTGACCTACGGCATCGGTATCGAAGAACACGACAAAGAAGGACGTGTCATCACTTTGGAATACCCTGATTTTTATATGGTTACCTGTTATACACCAAATTCACAGAATGAACTGGCACGTCTTCCTTACCGTATGCAGTGGGAAGATGATTTCCGTACTTATTTAAAGAAACTTGATGACGTAAAACCCGTCATTCTCTGTGGAGATTTAAATGTAGCACACAAGGAAATTGACCTAAAGAATCCAAAAACGAACCGGAAAAATGCCGGTTTTTCAGATGAAGAACGTGCAAAAATGACAGAACTTTTAGGCGCCGGTTTTACAGACACTTTCCGTTATTTTTATCCGGATATGGAACAGATCTATTCCTGGTGGTCTTATCGTTTTAAGGCACGTGAAAAGAATGCCGGATGGCGTATTGACTATTTTATCACATCAAACCGGCTCAAAGACAAACTCACCGGTGCAAAGATCCATACAGATATTTTCGGCTCAGACCACTGCCCGGTAGAACTAGATATCGACTTATAA
- a CDS encoding MalY/PatB family protein — MEYVMKYDFDEVVERRGTGCLKYDFAKERGKKEDVLPLWVADMDFKTVPAVTKRLQKAVEHGIYGYSDSKEDYFAAVSGWYRDHFDWNTKQEWMIKTPGVVFALAAAVRAYTEKGDAVLIQQPVYYPFRQVIESNDRKLVSSDLVLRDGHYEIDFEDFEAKIKEHQIHLFLLCSPHNPVGRVWKEWELRKIGEICLKYQVVVVSDEIHSDFVYPGNKHYVFASIEPEFEKISVICTAPSKTFNLAGLQVSNIFIADEGLRKKFIRAVDQAGYSQVNLMGLVACQAAYEEGAEWLLQLKEYLLGNLSFVREYLKENLPEVKLIEPEGTYLIWLDFEALGLERKELEALIDKAGLWLDAGAIFGKTGIGFERINIACPRRTLEQAFVQLKKAVDQLK, encoded by the coding sequence ATGGAGTATGTCATGAAGTACGATTTTGATGAAGTAGTAGAGCGAAGAGGAACCGGATGTTTAAAATATGATTTCGCAAAAGAGCGTGGAAAAAAAGAAGATGTATTGCCACTGTGGGTTGCTGATATGGATTTTAAGACTGTGCCGGCGGTAACAAAAAGACTGCAGAAAGCAGTGGAACATGGGATTTATGGGTACAGTGACAGTAAGGAAGATTATTTTGCAGCAGTGTCAGGATGGTACCGTGATCATTTTGACTGGAACACAAAGCAGGAATGGATGATAAAAACTCCAGGGGTCGTTTTTGCACTTGCGGCAGCAGTACGTGCTTATACAGAAAAAGGCGATGCCGTACTGATTCAGCAGCCGGTATACTATCCATTCCGTCAGGTGATCGAATCAAATGACAGAAAGTTAGTCAGCAGTGATCTCGTCTTGCGGGATGGTCATTATGAGATTGATTTTGAAGATTTTGAGGCAAAAATAAAGGAACATCAGATTCATTTGTTTTTACTCTGCAGTCCGCATAATCCGGTAGGACGTGTCTGGAAAGAATGGGAATTAAGAAAGATCGGAGAAATATGTCTGAAATATCAGGTTGTTGTTGTCAGCGATGAGATCCATAGTGATTTTGTGTATCCGGGAAATAAACATTATGTATTTGCGTCTATAGAACCGGAATTTGAGAAGATATCCGTGATCTGTACAGCACCAAGCAAAACATTCAATCTTGCCGGACTTCAGGTGTCAAATATTTTTATTGCTGACGAAGGATTGCGTAAAAAATTTATCCGTGCGGTGGATCAGGCGGGGTACAGTCAGGTAAACCTGATGGGACTTGTCGCGTGTCAGGCTGCTTATGAAGAAGGAGCAGAATGGCTTTTGCAGTTAAAAGAATATCTGCTTGGAAATCTTTCCTTTGTACGTGAATATCTGAAAGAAAATCTGCCAGAAGTCAAATTGATCGAGCCGGAAGGAACGTATCTGATCTGGCTGGATTTTGAAGCGCTTGGACTGGAAAGAAAAGAACTAGAGGCTCTGATCGACAAAGCCGGACTGTGGCTGGATGCCGGAGCTATTTTTGGAAAAACAGGAATAGGATTTGAGCGCATTAATATTGCATGTCCGAGAAGAACATTAGAGCAGGCGTTTGTGCAACTGAAAAAAGCGGTGGATCAGTTGAAGTAG
- the minE gene encoding cell division topological specificity factor MinE yields the protein MGLMDLFKKKSSGDVAKDRLKLLLVTDRASCSPEMMEQIKNEIIQVISKHMDIDMEGLDIQITQTESESNNGTVPALFVNIPIRDIRHGNS from the coding sequence ATGGGATTGATGGACTTATTTAAAAAGAAAAGTTCCGGTGATGTTGCAAAAGACCGTTTAAAACTTTTGCTGGTGACTGACCGCGCAAGCTGTTCCCCGGAAATGATGGAGCAGATCAAAAACGAGATCATTCAGGTAATTTCAAAACATATGGATATTGATATGGAAGGCCTTGACATCCAGATCACACAGACAGAGTCAGAGTCAAACAATGGAACTGTACCGGCATTGTTTGTTAATATTCCAATCCGTGATATCAGACACGGAAATTCATAA